The genomic interval ATACCATTGTACCATGAGAATTACCATTGATCGTGCCGGGCGGGTCGTGGTCCCAAAGCAGTTGCGGGATCGGTTCAATCTCGTGGCCGGAACGGAACTGGAGATCGAAGCTGTCGGCGACGGGTTGCAGCTTCGCAAGGTCGTGAGCGAACCGACGTTGATACGGAAAAAGGGATTCCTGGTTCATCATGGCGCGAGTCCTTCCGCGATCGACATCGGTGAATTCATCCGCGCTGAACGCGAGGCGCGCATTCGCCACGTTGCCTCGGCGGGAACCGACTGATGCGCACGCTGTTCGATACGTCGGTCCTGGTACCCGCGGTCACCGACCAGCTTGGCAACCATGAGGCGGCACTCGACGCATTATCTCGCTACACGCAGGGAGAGCACGAGGGATACTGTTCCGCTCACGCGCTGGCGGAGTGCTTTGCTACGCTGACCGCCTTGCCGCTGCCCACGCGAATCGTGCCGGAAGAGGCGCGAATGCTGGTGGAGGAGGACATGGCGAAAAAGCTGGCGGTCGTGGAGCTTGCCTCCGACGACTACCGGAGTGTGCTTCGCCGCGTCGCCGACCTGGGTCTGGCGAGCGGCTCCATCTACGATGCACTGCACATGTACTGCGCGGGCAAGGTCGGCGCCGACCAGGTTCTCACCTACAACGTGCGGCACATCAAGCGCTTCCAACTGCCCGGTGTCGTGGTGACCACCCCGTAGGCGGCGCCGTGATCATCAAGAGTAACCCGGGGCACGTCGATACGGAGCGGATCGTGCTGTTTCCGTTCGACGACCATGGGCTGCCGTTCCGCCACGGGGTGCGGCTGCACCTGGTGGGCTTCAAGACGCCGGTGGACCGCACGCGCATCGTTGTGCCGCTCGGGTCGCCCGGTGCGCCGGACAGCAAGCGCGTCATCTACTACGGCACCGTGCTGCGCGTGGGCGGCGAGCTGTGGATGTGGTATCTGGGCCAGGGGGACGATGACCGGTGGCACCAGCGGGTGTGCCTGGCGAAGAGCCGCGACGGCTATACCTGGGAGAAACCGGACCTGGGGCTGGTGGAGTACCAGGGCTCGCGGCGCAACAACCTGGTGGACATGCTCGGCGGAAAGCACTCGATCGTGGCGTGCGTGGTGTACCACGATCCGGACGACCCGGACCCGGAACGGCGCTTCAAGGCGGTGATCGAGACCAAGGACCGGCCCCGGCTGTTCGGGGTGCTGTTCTCGGGCGACGGCCTGCGCTGGCATGAGTTTGACGTCGGGCCCGAGGCGCCGCAGTGCGAGCCCTCCGGCGGCGTCAAGTTCAACGGCTGCTACCTGCTGAGCGCGCACGGCGGCAGCCACTTCGGAGCGCCGCGCCAGTTGGTGACCTACCTGTCGTACGACTTCGAGCACTGGATCGAGGCGTCGTGCCTGGGACTGCGGCGCGACGACATTCCGCCGCGGCCCTACCGGGACACGTTCGCCGGCGGCGAGCAGGTGCACCTGGGCGCGGCGCTGTGGAACCGCGGCAACGTGATCGTGGGCCTGTACGGCCAGTGGCACGGCCCCGCCAACAACGACCGCCGCCACGTGGAGATGGACCTGGGGCTGGTGGTGAGCAACGACGGCCTGCACTACACCGAGCCGATCCCTGACTTCCCTATGGTCGCCGCCGCCGAGGACGGCATGAACCACCTCCCCCAGCCGTGGAACTTCAAGCATTCCTCGCTCGCCCAGGGGCAGGGGTTCGAGAACATCGGCGACGAGACCCTGTTCTGGTACGCGCCGTGGCCGGAACAGTTGAGCGACGGCGTGCGCGTCGCCACCTGGCAGCGCGACCGCCTCGGCTACCTGCAGCCGTTCGACCGGCGCCAACTGCAGGCCGGCGGCTGCCACGTGATCTCCGCGCCGATCGACCTCGGCGGCCGGCCGGCGCGGGTGTCCCTGAACGTCGACGGGCTATCCGAATACGCGCAGGTCACGGTGGAGGTGCTGGACGAGCGGTTCCGCCCGGTCGAGGGGTACTCGCATGACGAGTGCCTGCCGCTGGAGTCGGGGCTCAGGCAGCCGGTCGCCTGGCGCAGCCGCCAACTGCTGGACGGCACGGCCGGATCGATCCGCATCCGGGTCAACTACACGGGAATCCGCCCCGAGGATCCTCGGCTGTACGCCGTCTACGTGGAACCCGCCGCGTAGGCCGAACCGTCGACTCCCACACCGGGTTGATGCCGGGTGGCCCCAGGATGGGGCCCCGGCCACCCCACCGTGTCGCGGGCATGCCGGGTTCCCGGGCTTCACACCCGTGCATGAGTGCTTCGTCACCCTGGCCGGCGGCCCGCTGCGGAGTGGCGCTTCCTCACGCTTGCTTGCCGGCCCGCAATGCGGATAGCGTGCGGCGCATGAAATCCGTGCTCGTGAACCAGGCCATGGCCGAGGGGATGGACGAGGTATTCGGCCCGCGTGACGACATCGAAGTCCGGGTGGTCGAAGAACAGACCGAGAGCGCGCTGCTGCGCCACCTGCCCGGCGTGCACGGGCTGGTGCTGGGGCTGGCGCCGATGACCGAGCGCGTGATCGAACTCGCGCGCGGCACGCTGAAGGTGGTGGCGCGCCGCGGCGTCGGATACGACAACGTGGACGTGGCGGCGCTCACCCGCGCGGGTATTCCGCTGACCGTGGTGGGCACCGCCAACTCGGTGTCGGTGGCCGAGCACGCGCTGCACC from Spirochaetaceae bacterium carries:
- a CDS encoding PIN domain-containing protein: MRTLFDTSVLVPAVTDQLGNHEAALDALSRYTQGEHEGYCSAHALAECFATLTALPLPTRIVPEEARMLVEEDMAKKLAVVELASDDYRSVLRRVADLGLASGSIYDALHMYCAGKVGADQVLTYNVRHIKRFQLPGVVVTTP
- a CDS encoding AbrB/MazE/SpoVT family DNA-binding domain-containing protein, whose translation is MRITIDRAGRVVVPKQLRDRFNLVAGTELEIEAVGDGLQLRKVVSEPTLIRKKGFLVHHGASPSAIDIGEFIRAEREARIRHVASAGTD